One Danio aesculapii chromosome 11, fDanAes4.1, whole genome shotgun sequence genomic region harbors:
- the gadd45ba gene encoding growth arrest and DNA-damage-inducible, beta a, with protein MTLEEVVGCNITDTKMDTVSQALEELLVAAQRQDCLTVGVYESAKLMNVDPDCVVLCILATDEEDLDDIALQIHFTLLQAFCCDNDINILRVSGLRRLAQVLDEPTTVENSEPRDFHCILVTNSQCQPLKCQALKDVGNYCEESRCKNQWIPYLSLQER; from the exons ATGACCCTGGAAGAAGTCGTTGGATGCAACATTACTGATACAAA AATGGACACCGTGAGCCAAGCATTGGAAGAGCTGCTGGTAGCAGCGCAGAGGCAGGACTGTCTCACAGTCGGCGTTTATGAGTCTGCAAAACTAATGAATGT AGATCCAGACTGCGTTGTGCTGTGCATTCTGGCCACCGATGAGGAGGATCTGGACGACATTGCGCTGCAGATTCACTTCACGCTCCTGCAGGCGTTCTGCTGCGATAACGACATCAACATCCTGCGGGTGTCCGGTCTGAGACGCCTGGCACAGGTGCTCGACGAGCCGACAACCGTGGAAAACAGCGAGCCCAGAGATTTCCATTGCATCCTCGTCACT AACTCTCAATGCCAGCCTCTCAAATGCCAGGCACTAAAGGACGTGGGCAACTACTGCGAGGAGAGCCGTTGCAAAAACCAATGGATTCCTTATCTGTCCCTGCAAGAACGCTGA